Proteins encoded by one window of Pelecanus crispus isolate bPelCri1 chromosome 8, bPelCri1.pri, whole genome shotgun sequence:
- the APRT gene encoding adenine phosphoribosyltransferase isoform X2 translates to MSEERRLRGLRDRVRPFPDFPVPGVLFRDISPLLKDPAAFRTLIDLLEDHLRASFPKIDFIAGLDARGFLIGPSLAQRLGIGFVLIRKKGKLPGPTESISYTLEYGKTELEIQSDAVEPGQKVVIVDDVLATGGERRSEKLKSIPFYSLLQYD, encoded by the exons ATGAGCGAggagcggcggctgcggggcctGCGCGACCGCGTGCGGCCCTTCCCCGACTTCCCGGTGCCCGGAGTGCTGTtccg CGATATCAGCCCCTTGCTGAAGGATCCTGCAGCTTTCAGGACTTTGATTGATCTTCTGGAAGATCATTTGAGGGCATCTTTCCCCAAAATCGACTTCATTGCAG GCCTGGACGCCCGCGGCTTCCTCATAGGCCCCTCCCTGGCTCAGAGACTGGGGATCGGCTTCGTGCTGATACGGAAAAAGGGGAAACTTCCCGGCCCGACCGAGTCCATCTCCTACACCCTCGAGTATGGCAAG ACTGAACTTGAAATCCAGAGTGACGCCGTGGAACCGGGCCAGAAAGTCGTCATTGTGGATGACGTGCTCGCAACTGGAGGTGAGAGAA GGTCAGAAAAGCTCAAGTCCATCCCTTTCTACTCGCTGCTGCAGTACGACTGA
- the CDT1 gene encoding DNA replication factor Cdt1, whose product MAQLRLTDFFGRTKAATGAPAKRGGCRLKAALAGPPVPRGAEEGVGAPGGPGAPAGLSAHPQPLPRSPRTPARSAAPAVRGLAGRKRSRREMEAEPAGAREPSGRAVRKRLELHRDAEPGPPVAPASPSPPAAARPLPSPDLAAGPPASTPCSPDQEQDEGTQPGTAPLGTTRHLQREDLAGLRCRLQRVKALAQLARLSAVPAGASTELRSRLERVRQLELRIREKKAGSGAAPGAQPSGDAGAAAPVPEAGEKPPAYQRFHTLAQDLPPGLTLPYKFKVLAEMFRSVDTIAGMLFNRAETITFAKVKQGVQDMMHKRFEERHVGQIKAVYPTSYRLRREKNIPTFGNSVKKSDYQLTLEPVLGEEEKVDGRPHLSASRLLERRKEFNRNLVNIVKQHHKAFLAALNPPMVVPEEKLTRWHPRFNVDEVPDISPAELPRPPQEDKLTTAQEVLSTARGMLTPKMEKALANLALRTAETGAGEPVVSKAPSPASTSSALKGVSQALLERIRAKEAQKLQALMTRDPRQEERLAMLGRLPAMARILRNVFVAEKKQALTMEVACARMADSYDAQMPPGEMEKHLRLFAELLPDWVGIHAIRTDTYVKLDKGKDLGLITERLTKAAKEAEAL is encoded by the exons ATGGCCCAGCTCCGCCTCACCGATTTCTTCGGCCGCACGAAGGCCGCTACCGGAGCCCCGGCCAAACGCGGCGGCTGCCGGCTCAAGGCCGCCCTCGCCGGGCCCCCGGTGCCCCGGGGGGCGGAGGAGGGGGTCGGtgcccccgggggtcccggtgccccGGCGGGGCTCAGCGCCCACCCGCAGCCGCTGCCCCGCTCGCCGCGCACCCCGGCCCGCAGCGCTGCCCCGGCGGtgcgggggctggcggggaggaAGCGGAGCCGCCGTGAGATGGAAGCGGAACCGGCCGGGGCCCGGGAGCCGAGCGGGAGGGCGGTGCGGAAGAGGCTGGAGCTGCACCGGGATgcggagccggggccgccggTCGCG CCCGCCAGCCCCTCGCCCCCGGCCGCTGCTCGGCCCCTGCCATCGCCAGACCTGGCAGCGGGCCCCCCGGCCagcaccccctgctcccccgaCCAGGAGCAGGATGAGGGGACAcagcccggcacggcccccCTGGGCACAACCAGGCACCTGCAGCGG gAGGACCTGGCCGGGCTGCGGTGCCGCTTGCAGAGGGTGAAGGCGCTGGCCCAGCTCGCCCGGCTCTCAGCCGTTCCCGCGGGGGCCAGCACTGAACTGCGGAGCCGGCTGGAGCGAGTGCGGCAACTGGAGCTGCGGATCCGTGAGAAGAAAGCGGGAAGCGGAGCCGCGCCGGGAGCGCAGCCGTCTGGGGACGCTGGGgcggcagctcctgtgccagaGGCCGG AGAGAAGCCCCCCGCGTACCAGCGGTTCCACACCCTCGCGCAGGACCTGCCCCCGGGGCTCACGCTGCCCTACAAGTTCAAGGTGCTGGCGGAGATGTTCCGCAGCGTGGACACCATCGCCGGGATGCTTTTCAACCGCGCCGAGACCATCACCTTCGCGAAGGTCAAGCAGGGGGTGCAGGACATGATGCACAA GCGGTTTGAGGAGCGGCACGTGGGGCAGATCAAGGCGGTGTACCCCACCTCGTACAGGCTGCGCCGGGAGAAGAACATCCCCACCTTCGGCAACAGCGTGAAGAAGTCCGACTACCAGCTCACGCTGGAGCCGGTGCTGGGGGAAG aggagaaggtggaTGGCCGCCCGCACTTGTCGGCGTCGCGCTTGCTGGAGCGCAGGAAGGAATTCAACCGCAACCTGGTGAACATCGTCAAGCAGCACCACAAG GCGTTCCTGGCTGCTCTCAACCCTCCCATGGTGGTGCCGGAGGAGAAGCTGACGCGCTGGCATCCCCGTTTCAATGTGGACGAGGTGCCGGACATCAGCCCGGCAGAGCTGCCGCGGCCGCCCCAGGAGGACAAGCTCACCACGGCCCAGGAGGTGCTGAGCACGGCTCGGGGGATGCTGACCCCCAAG ATGGAAAAAGCTCTTGCCAACCTGGCCTTAAGAACCGCTGAGACCGGTGCGGGGGAACCGGTGGTTTCCAAAGCACCgtcccctgccagcacctccAGCGCTCTGAAAGGGGTGTCCCAGGCTCTGCTCGAGAGG ATCCGGGCGAAGGAGGCGCAGAAGCTGCAGGCGCTGATGACGCGGGACCCGCGGCAGGAGGAGCGACTCGCCATGCTGGGGCGGCTGCCGGCCATGGCCCGCATCCTGCGCAACGTCTTCGTGGCCGAGAAGAAGCAGGCGCTGACCATGGAGGTGGCTTGCGCCCGCATGGCCGACAGCTACGACGCGCAGATGCCTCCCG GCGAGATGGAGAAACACTTGCGGCTCTTCGCAGAGCTGCTGCCCGACTGGGTGGGGATCCACGCCATCAGGACGGACACCTACGTCAAACTGGACAAAGGGAAGGACCTCGGCCTCATCACGGAGCGGCTCACCAAGGCGGCGAAGGAGGCAGAAGCCCTGTGA
- the APRT gene encoding adenine phosphoribosyltransferase isoform X1, with the protein MSEERRLRGLRDRVRPFPDFPVPGVLFRDISPLLKDPAAFRTLIDLLEDHLRASFPKIDFIAGLDARGFLIGPSLAQRLGIGFVLIRKKGKLPGPTESISYTLEYGKTELEIQSDAVEPGQKVVIVDDVLATGGTMCAACELMKRLKAEVLECLVIIELKLLKGSEKLKSIPFYSLLQYD; encoded by the exons ATGAGCGAggagcggcggctgcggggcctGCGCGACCGCGTGCGGCCCTTCCCCGACTTCCCGGTGCCCGGAGTGCTGTtccg CGATATCAGCCCCTTGCTGAAGGATCCTGCAGCTTTCAGGACTTTGATTGATCTTCTGGAAGATCATTTGAGGGCATCTTTCCCCAAAATCGACTTCATTGCAG GCCTGGACGCCCGCGGCTTCCTCATAGGCCCCTCCCTGGCTCAGAGACTGGGGATCGGCTTCGTGCTGATACGGAAAAAGGGGAAACTTCCCGGCCCGACCGAGTCCATCTCCTACACCCTCGAGTATGGCAAG ACTGAACTTGAAATCCAGAGTGACGCCGTGGAACCGGGCCAGAAAGTCGTCATTGTGGATGACGTGCTCGCAACTGGAG GTACCATGTGTGCGGCCTGCGAGCTGATGAAGAGGCTGAAGGCTGAAGTCCTGGAGTGCCTGGTGATCATAGAGTTAAAACTCCTGAAAGGGTCAGAAAAGCTCAAGTCCATCCCTTTCTACTCGCTGCTGCAGTACGACTGA
- the PIEZO1 gene encoding piezo-type mechanosensitive ion channel component 1 encodes MERRALGAGLYWLLLPLALLAACLFRFNVLSLVYLLFLLLLPWFPGPTPCSAGGHTGRLLKALLGTSILFLLAHFVFQICLYTLPVLDQLLGPSCSTWEVLARHIGVTRLDLSDIPNSVRLVAPDVGILVVSSLCLCLCRRLVPKATAASRARRLESLEPLEQGEEEDVERRGGAADGDTPLSARLRVTAHWLLWAAGKGLAILLLALAGITLPSASSSVYYLLFVGLCTWWACHLPASRLAFDTLCVLVGVYAGGHLLCLYAYQSPFVQGVFPPPTIWARVFGFKDIVLYRNCSRPNALVLNTGHPWPVYANPGILLLLYYTVATLVKLRRLDARRTAAPAQPPARCPERELVELESWPKDTDGVAEDTKPMLSLGTGKPGSGTENCTVHVMANSPQPGRRRPAERLPLHALGHVVMKQSYVCALIAMMVWSITYHSWLTFVLLLWACLIWTVRSRHHFAMLCSPFLLLYGIALCSLQYVWGMDLAPELPTRVGFMSLEQLGLVHPKYPCLDLGAKLLLTLTFWLLLRQFVKEKLLTRRCPATPLLEVTISDTEPSRQRDVLKALGVLVRDFYAKYWICVCAGMFIVVSFAGRLVVYKIVYMFLFLLCLTLFQVYYSLWRKVLKAFWWLVVAYTMLVLIAVYTFQFEDFPMYWRNLTGFTDEQLGDLGLEQFSVSELFSSTLIPGFFLLACILQLHYFHRPFMHITDLEHIPAATPSPCHIPRPEELHGSRLLRDAAAAENAGMGDSDTASQAPTKWGLVLERLIVLGWTFSDTLTRGQVFVGRLLELHVLKLVALYTVWVALQEVSLMNFLLVLLWAFAMPYCRFRHMASCLSTVWTCIIIVCKMLYQLKIVNPSEYSSNCTLPQLNSTNLSPMELGNSTLYRGPVDPANWFGIRKGYPNLGYIQNHLLVLLLLVFEAVVYRRQEYYRKQHQLVAPVTETIFEDISREHLDHGLGSCAKYFLNYFYYKFGLEICFLMTVNVIGQRMNFMVMLHGCWLVVILTRRRRAAIARLWPKYCLFLVVFLLYQYLLCVGMPPALCVDYPWRWNQALPINSALIKWLYLPDFFVAPKSTNLINDFVLLLCAAQQWRVFEAERSEEWLRAAGENADRLDLARDTRNPTPNFIHCRSYLDMAKVVVFRYLFWFVLVVVFITGATRISLFGLGYLLACFYLLLFGTAMLRKPARARLVLWDCLILYNITVIISKNMLSLLSCVFVQQMQSNFCWVIQLFSLVCTVKGYYDPKEMGKDQDCSLPVEEAGIIWDSICFFFLLLQRRVFLSYYFLHVMLDLQASALQASRGVALFKASILKSIRSHQQAEKKSLAQLKRQMERIRAKQEKYHQERLPGGTGEEEARPAPGSPADPSRRRERWWRPWLDHAAVLHSGEYFLFESDSEEEEDAAVPEEPRPGRQSAFQLAYQAWVTNTRTALRQQEQAQPELPGAEVAAGDSGGREEELEAPEEAEGQEEEEEEGSERGNVLQRALNTLRFLWVLCRAMVDGLTQWLDTCTREHADMSTVLRLERYVLTRRLATGEDMHRGVLDELYLPLPPEEPPEEPSPRGARGADPQNGIASSGHRGATSAPAGCPLPTGSQEQVTSWVSQEDVAGSRELLALPQNRSRTASELLLSRRLYFPELEESEQFYRSHNRFLKLLLAGYRCVAAHSELLCYFIIILNNMVTASVISLFLPILIFLWAMLSIPRPSKRFWMTAIIFTEVMVVVKYLFQFGFFPWNGYAMLVRNEGKPFFPPRILGLEKTDRYIKYDLVQLLALFFHRSLLLAYGLWDHEEDPFPKKKAEAERVEDEEEEERQEEAAAPPLAVGEEGSEALAEPGAPGAAAEPEGDGVGQEEGAGATQLRFRRKRRRGKKQPEAAPEEGDGEEEEEEEEEEEAKQSHAQKKLKAFGLRVKLFFLTMAQNMYRPVRKFFWDILHTQHRAATDVYAFMFLADVVDFIIIIFGFWAFGKHSAAADITSSLSDDQVPEAFLVMLLIQFTTMVIDRALYLRKTVLGKLIFQVILVFSIHLWMFFILPAVTERLFSLNTVAQLWYFVKCIYFSLSAYQIRCGYPTRILGNFLTKKYNHLNLFLFQGFRLVPFLVELRAVMDWVWTDTTLSLSNWMCVEDIYANIFIIKCSRETEKKYPQPKGQKKKKIVKYGMGGLIILFLVAIIWFPLLFMSLVRSVVGVVNHPIDVTVTLKLGGYEPLFTMSAQQQSIQPFTPQDYEALTNQFERQPVAMQFITLYGYEDIVTARIEGSSGSLWSISPPSREQMRRELQNGSSDITLRLTWTFQRDLGKGGTVEHTFDKHTTDLQPGAPQRMELAQLLQGTRDTPVQVPKLFPKYIRAPNGPEANPVKQLLPDGEDSYLDVEVQLKRERAGAGRGGGDSFLEWWVVRLKEAPPRDGNILPMVIFNDKVSPPSLGFLAGYGIMGLYVSIVLVIGKFVRGFFSEISHSIMFEELPCVDRILKLCQDIFLVRETGELELEEELYAKLIFLYRSPETMIKWTREKE; translated from the exons ATGGAGCGGCGGGCGCTGGGCGCGGGGCTGtactggctgctgctgccgctcgCCCTGCTCGCCG cctgccTCTTCCGCTTCAACGTCCTCTCCTTGGTGTACCTGctcttcctgctgctcctgccctggttCCCGGGGCCCACCCCATGCTCCGCCGGAG GTCACACCGGCCGCCTCCTCAAAGCTCTGCTGGGGACcagcatcctcttcctcctcgccCACTTCGTTTTCCAAATATGCCTGTACACGCTGCCCGTCCTGGACCAGCTTCTGGGGCCCAGCT GCAGCACCTGGGAGGTCCTTGCCCGGCACATCGGGGTCACCAG gctgGATTTGAGCGACATCCCCAACTCGGTGCGTCTCGTGGCACCCGACGTCGGCATCCTGGTGGTCTCGTCcctctgcctgtgcctgtgCCGCCGCCTCGTCCCCAAGGCCACCGCTGCCTCCCGTGCCCGGAGACTGGAATCCCTGGAGCCCCTTGAGCAG ggggaagaggaggacgTGGAGCGGCGCGGTGGCGCGGCCGACGGGGACACGCCGCTCAGCGCCAGGCTGCGGGTGACGGCTCACTGGCTGCTCTGGGCGGCCGGGAAGGGCTTGGccatcctgctgctggctttggCCG GGATCACCCTGCCCTCCGCCTCCTCCAGCGTCTACTACCTGCTCTTCGTGGGGCTGTGCACGTGGTGGGCCTGCCACCTCCCCGCCAGCCGCCTGGCCTTCGACACCCTCTGCGTCCTCGTCGGCGTCTACGCCGGTGGCCACCTCCTCTGCCTCTATGCCTACCAGTCGCCCTTCGTCCAGGGGGTCTTCCCGCCCCCCACCATCTGGGCACG GGTGTTCGGCTTCAAGGACATCGTCCTGTACCGCAACTGCTCCCGGCCCAACGCCCTGGTGCTCAACACCGGCCACCCCTGGCCCGTCTACGCCAACCCTGgcatcctgctcctgctctaCTACACCGTGGCCACCCTGGTGAAGCTACGCCGGCTGGATGCCAGG AGAACCGCCGCGCCGGCACAGCCGCCGGCGAGGTGCCCggagagggagctggtggagctGGAGAGCTGGCCCAAGGACACTGACGGCGTGGCTGAGGACACCAAG cccatgcTGTCGCTCGGCACCGGGAAGCCAGGCAGCGGCACCGAGAACTGCACCGTCCACGTCATGGCCAACTCGCCGCAGCCGG GCAGGAGGCGTCCGGCGGAGCGACTGCCCCTGCACGCCCTGGGCCACGTCGTCATGAAGCAGAGCTACGTCTGCGCCCTCATCGCCATGATG GTGTGGAGCATCACCTACCACAGCTGGCTGACCTtcgtgctgctgctctgggcgTGCCTCATCTGGACGGTGCGGAGCCGGCATCACTTCGCCATGCTCTGCTCgcccttcctcctgctctacggcatcgctctctgcagcctgcagtACGTCTGGGGCATGGATCTGGCCCCCGAGCTGCCCACCCGCGTCGGCTTCATGAGCCTcgagcagctggggctggtgcaCCCCAAATATCCCTGCTTGGACCTGGGGGCCAAG CTCCTGCTCACCCTCAccttctggctgctgctgcggcaGTTCGTTAAGGAGAAGCTGCTAACGAGGAGGTGCCCGGCCACCCCTCTCCTGGAGGTGACCATCTCGGACACGG AGCCCAGCCGGCAGCGGGACGTGCTGAAGGCGCTGGGGGTTCTGGTGCGGGATTTCTACGCCAAATATTGGATCTGCGTCTGCGCCGGCATGTTCATCGTGGTGAGCTTCGCCGGGCGCCTCGTCGTCTACAAGATCGTCTACatgttcctcttcctcctctgcctcacCCTCTTCCAG gTGTACTACAGCCTGTGGCGCAAGGTGCTGAAGGCTTTCTGGTGGCTGGTGGTGGCGTACACCATGCTGGTGCTCATCGCCGTCTACACCTTCCAGTTTGAGGACTTCCCCATGTACTGGAGGAACCTGACGGGCTTCACCGACGAGCA gctgggcGACCTGGGCTTGGAGCAGTTCAGCGTCTCCGAGCTCTTCTCCAGCACCCTCATCCCAGGCTTCTTCCTCCTGGCCTGCATCCTCCAGCTCCATTACTTCCACCGTCCGTTCATGCACATCACCGACCTGGAGCacatccctgctgccaccccgtCACCCTGTCACATCCCCAG GCCTGAGGAGCTGCACGGGAGCCGGCTGCTGCGGGATGCGGCCGCTGCCGAGAACGCCGGGATGGGCGACTCCGACACCGCGTCACAGG CGCCCACCAAATGGGGGCTGGTGCTGGAGCGCCTGATCGTGCTGGGCTGGACCTTCTCGGACACGTTGACCCGCGGGCAGGTCTTCGTGGGGCGCCTGCTCGAGCTCCACGTCCTCAAGCTGGTGGCTCTCTACACCGTCTGGGTGGCCTTGCAGGAG GTATCGCTGATGAACTTcttgctggtgctgctgtgggCCTTCGCCATGCCCTACTGCCGCTTCCGCCACATGGCCTCCTGCCTCTCCACCGTCTGGACCTGCATCATCATCGTCTGCAAGATGCTCTACCAGCTCAAGATCGTCAACCCCAGCGAGTACTCCAGCAACTGCACCCTG CCCCAGCTCAACAGCACCAACCTGAGCCCGATGGAACTGGGCAACTCCACGCTGTACCGCGGCCCCGTGGACCCCGCCAACTGGTTCGGCATCCGCAAGGGCTACCCCAATTTGGGCTACATCCAG AACCAcctcctggtgctgctgctgctggtgttcGAGGCGGTGGTGTACCGGCGCCAGGAGTATTACCGAAAGCAGCACCAACTGGTGGCCCCGGTCACCGAGACCATTTTTGAGGACATCTCCCGCGAGCACCTCGACCACGGCCTGGGCAGCTGTGCCAAATACTTTCTCAACTACTTCTACTACAAGTTTGGCTTGGAG ATCTGCTTCCTGATGACGGTGAACGTGATCGGGCAGCGGATGAATTTCATGGTGATGCTGCACGGCTGCTGGCTGGTCGTCATCCTgacgcggcggcggcgggcggccatCGCCCGCCTCTGGCCCAAGTACTGCCTCTTCCTCGTCGTCTTCCTCCTCTACCAGTACCTGCTGTGCGTGGGCATGCCGCCCGCCCTCTGCGTGG ACTATCCGTGGCGCTGGAACCAGGCGCTCCCCATCAACTCGGCGCTCATCAAGTGGCTCTACCTGCCCGACTTCTTTGTGGCCCCCAAATCCACCAACCTCATCA ACGACTTCGTGCTGCTGCTGTGCGCGGCCCAGCAGTGGCGGGTGTTCGAGGCCGAGCGCTCCGAGGAGTGGCTGCGGGCCGCCGGCGAGAACGCCGACCGGCTCGACCTGGCGCGGGACACCCGCAACCCCACGCCCAACTTCATCCACTGCCG CTCGTACCTGGACATGGCGAAGGTGGTGGTCTTCCGCTACCTCTTCTGGTTCGTCTTGGTGGTGGTCTTCATCACCGGGGCCACCCGCATCAGCCTCTTCGGCCTCGGCTACCTGCTGGCCTGcttctacctcctcctcttcGGCACCGCCATGCTGCGCAAGCCGGCGCGGGCACGCCTCGTGCTCTGGGACTGCCTCATCCTCTACAACATCACCGTCATCATCTCCAAAAACATGCTGTCG CTCCTCTCCTGCGTCTTCGTGCAGCAGATGCAGAGCAACTTCTGCTGGGTGATCCAGCTCTTCAGCCTGGTCTGCACCGTCAAGGGCTACTACGACC CCAAGGAGATGGGCAAGGACCAGGACTGCTCGCTGCCCGTGGAGGAGGCGGGCATCATCTGGGACAGCATCtgcttcttcttcctcctgctccagcgcCGCGTCTTCCTCAGTTACTACTTTTTGCACGTCATGCTGGACCTCCAGGCCTCTGCCCTGCAGGCCTCCAG AGGCGTCGCGTTGTTCAAGGCCAGCATCCTGAAGAGCATACGCTCCCACCAGCAAGCCGAGAAGAAGTCACTGGCCCAGCTGAAGCGGCA GATGGAGCGGATCCGAGCCAAGCAGGAGAAGTATCACCAGGAGCGGCTGCCCGGCGGCACCGGCGAGGAGGAGGCCAGGCCAG CGCCCGGCAGCCCGGCGGACCCTTCCCGGCGGAGGGAGCGGTGGTGGCGGCCATGGTTAGACCACGCCGCAG TGCTGCATTCGGGGGAATACTTCCTCTTCGAGTCGgacagcgaggaggaggaggatgcggCAGTGCCGGAGGAGCCGCGGCCGGGCAGGCAGAGCGCCTTCCAG ctcgCCTACCAGGCCTGGGTGACCAACACCAGGACGGCGCtgcggcagcaggagcaggcgcAGCCGGAGCTACCCGGTGCCGAGGTCGCTGCAG GGGACAgcggagggagggaagaggagttGGAGGCACCCGAAGAGGCTGAAggccaggaggaagaggaggaggagggctctG AGCGGGGAAACGTGTTGCAGCGGGCGCTGAACACCCTGCGGTTCCTGTGGGTGCTGTGCCGGGCCATGGTGGACGGGCTGACCCAGTGGCTGGACACCTGCACCCGGGAGCACGCCGACATGTCCACCGTCCTGCGCCTCGAGAGATACGTCCTCACGCGCCGGCTGGCCACG GGAGAGGACATGCACCGCGGGGTGCTGGATGAGCTCTacctgccgctgccgccggagGAGCCCCCCGAGGAGCCGAGCCCGCGGGGGGCCAGGGGCGCGGACCCCCAAAACGGCATCGCTTCCAG CGGGCACCGAGGAGCCACCTCCGCCCCGGCGGGGTGCCCACTGCCCACCGGCAGCCAGGAGCAGGTGACGAGCTGGGTGTCCCAGGAGGACGTGGCCGGGTCTCGGGagctcctggccctgccccagaACCGGAGCCGGACAGCCAGCGAGCTCCTCCTGAGCAG gCGGCTGTACTTCCCCGAGCTGGAAGAGTCGGAGCAGTTTTATCGCTCCCACAACCGGttcctgaagctgctgctggccgGGTACCGCTGCGTGGCCGCCCACTCCGAGCTGCTCTGCTACTTCATCATCATCCTCAACAACATGGTGACCGCCTCCGTCATCTCCCTCTTCCTGCCcatcctcatcttcctctgGGCCATGCTCTCCATCCCCCGGCCCAGCAAGCGCTTCTGGATGACCGCCATCATCTTCACCGAG gtgatggtggtggtgaaaTACCTCTTCCAGTTCGGCTTCTTCCCCTGGAACGGCTACGCCATGCTGGTGCGCAATGAGGGCAAGCCCTTCTTCCCACCCCGCATCCTGGGCTTGGAGAAGACCGACCGCTACATCAAATACGACCTCGTCCAGCTCCTGGCGCTCTTCTTCCATCGCTCCCTGCTGCTG GCCTACGGGCTGTGGGACCACGAGGAAGACCCCTTCCCCAAGAAGAAGGCGGAGGCAGAGCGGGTGGAGgacgaggaagaggaggagaggcaggaggaggcagcggccccgccgctggcGGTGGGTGAGGAAGGGTCGGAGGCGCTGGCAGAGCCGGGGGCACCGGGCGCAGCTGCAGAGCCGGAGGGCGATGGTGTGGGGCAGGAAGAGGGGGCCGGGGCCACGCAGCTCCGCTTCAGGAGGAAGAGGCGGCGGGGGAAGAAGCAGCCGGAGGCGGCTCCGGAGGAAG gagatggggaggaggaggaggaggaggaagaagaggaagaggcaaAACAGAGCCACGCTCAGAAGAAGCTGAAGGCGTTTGGGCTGCGGGTCAAGCTCTTCTTCCTCACCAT gGCGCAGAACATGTACCGGCCCGTGCGCAAGTTCTTCTGGGACATCCTGCACACCCAGCACCGGGCGGCCACCGACGTCTACGCCTTCATGTTCCTGGCTGACGTGGTCgacttcatcatcatcatcttcgGCTTCTGGGCCTTCGGG AAACATTCGGCGGCCGCTGACATCACCTCCTCGCTGTCGGATGACCAAGTGCCGGAGGCCTTCCTGGTCATGCTGCTCATCCAGTTCACCACCATGGTCATCGACCGCGCGCTCTACCTCCGCAAGACCGTGCTGGGCAAGCTCATCTTCCAGGTCATCCTGGTCTTCAGCATCCACCTCTGGATGTTCTTCATCCTGCCGGCCGTCACCGAAAG GTTGTTCAGCCTCAACACGGTGGCCCAGCTGTGGTACTTCGTGAAGTGCATCTACTTCTCGCTGTCGGCCTACCAGATCCGCTGCGGCTACCCCACCCGCATCCTGGGCAACTTTCTCACCAAGAAATACAACCACCTcaacctcttcctcttccaggg ATTTCGCCTTGTGCCCTTCCTGGTGGAGCTGCGGGCCGTCATGGACTGGGTCTGGACGGACACCACGCTGTCCCTCTCCAACTGGATGTGCGTGGAGGACATCTACGCCAACATCTTCATCATCAAGTGCAGCCGCGAGACAGAGAAG AAATACCCCCAGCCCAAGgggcagaagaagaagaagatcGTGAAGTATGGCATGGGGGGCCTCATCATCCTCTTCCTCGTGGCCATCATCTGGTTCCCGCTGCTCTTCATGTCGCTGGTGCGCTCCGTGGTGGGCGTCGTGAACCACCCCATCGACGTCACCGTCACCCTCAAGCTGGGGGGGTACGAG ccgcTGTTCACCATGAGCGCCCAGCAGCAATCCATCCAGCCCTTCACCCCCCAGGACTATGAAGCCCTCACCAACCAGTTTGAGAGGCAACCG GTGGCCATGCAGTTCATCACGCTGTACGGCTACGAGGACATCGTGACGGCCCGCATCGAGGGCAGCTCGGGCTCGCTCTGGAGCATTAGCCCCCCGAGCCGGGAGCAGATGCGGCGGGAGCTGCAGAACGGCTCCTCCGACATCACCCTCCGCCTCACCTGGACCTTCCAGAG GGACCTGGGCAAGGGGGGGACGGTGGAGCACACTTTCGACAAGCACACCACCGACCTGCAGCCCGGCGCACCCCAACGCATGGAGCTggcccagctgctgcaaggcACCCGCGACACCCCCGT GCAAGTGCCGAAACTCTTCCCCAAATACATCCGGGCACCCAATGGCCCCGAAGCCAACCCCGtcaagcagctgctgccag ACGGGGAGGACAGCTACCTGGACGTGGAGGTGCAGCTGAAACGGGAGCGTGCGGGCGCCGGCCGAGGAGGTGGCGACAGTTTTTTGGAGTGGTGGGTGGTGCGGCTGAAGGAGGCCCCCCCCCGCGATGGCAACATCCTCCCCATGGTCATCTTCAACGATAAAgtcagcccccccagcctgggcttCTTGGCTGGCTACGG GATCATGGGGCTGTACGTCTCCATCGTGCTGGTGATCGGGAAATTCGTGCGGGGTTTCTTCAGCGAGATCTCGCACTCCATCATGTTCGAGGAGCTGCCCTGCGTGGATCGCATCCTGAAGCTGTGCCAGGACATCTTCCTGGTGCGGGAGACGGGcgagctggagctggaggaagagctcTACGCCAAGCTCATCTTCCTCTACCGCTCCCCCGAGACCATGATCAAGTGGACACGGGAGAAGGAGTAA